A single Cellulomonas sp. SLBN-39 DNA region contains:
- a CDS encoding DUF4870 domain-containing protein, translating into MSHDDADRPAAPADPGPLDGAPAWWCGLVTLLCIPVISNVVAVAAVLVYRSAARERLTPTGAEVVRRAANWQLSLLLYVTVLITVHVVVLASGAVEGASFLPFGLVILTALGLLVYNAVLCVLGAARASTGRLVAVPLALPLLR; encoded by the coding sequence GTGAGCCACGACGACGCCGACCGTCCCGCCGCCCCCGCCGACCCGGGCCCCCTCGACGGGGCGCCCGCCTGGTGGTGCGGGCTCGTGACGCTGCTGTGCATCCCGGTGATCAGCAACGTCGTCGCGGTCGCCGCGGTGCTGGTGTACCGCTCGGCCGCGCGCGAGCGGCTGACGCCGACGGGTGCGGAGGTGGTCCGGCGGGCGGCGAACTGGCAGCTGAGCCTACTGCTGTACGTCACCGTGCTGATCACCGTGCACGTGGTGGTGCTGGCGAGCGGCGCGGTCGAGGGCGCCTCATTCCTGCCGTTCGGGCTCGTGATCCTCACGGCCCTGGGGCTGCTGGTCTACAACGCCGTGCTGTGCGTGCTCGGCGCGGCGCGCGCGTCGACGGGCCGCCTCGTCGCGGTGCCGCTGGCCCTGCCGCTGCTGCGCTGA
- a CDS encoding diguanylate cyclase domain-containing protein, translating to MTTSMPTAPVTPVAPTLLREVAAPVQVVRAQDAMSDVEMLFRAPRLDAVAVHDAAQGRVGLLTRHRYTEVMTGRLGYGRAVMTRREVGQVADWDALVLDPSTTVVDAARTAMARDAARRHDDVLVPGPSWSAASTADLVSALTAALADRAARDPLTGLLTRSHLLATTTRWAAEAVAGTRRRLLLVGLDVVAMADLNASAGFAAGDEVLRAVAARLRGTMPDGSVVARLDGDAFAVLVLLPAVYDDRAAELTAVLRDRAVEACAGLGPRVRAATSASLAGWADPDLLLMEVERGLRSTPHAPRGLPPRAS from the coding sequence GTGACCACGTCGATGCCCACCGCGCCGGTGACCCCGGTCGCCCCCACCCTCCTGCGGGAGGTCGCCGCGCCGGTCCAGGTGGTGCGGGCGCAGGACGCGATGAGCGACGTCGAGATGCTGTTCCGCGCGCCGCGGCTGGACGCGGTCGCGGTGCACGACGCCGCGCAGGGCCGGGTCGGGCTGCTCACCCGGCACCGGTACACCGAGGTGATGACCGGGCGCCTCGGGTACGGCCGGGCCGTGATGACGCGCCGCGAGGTCGGGCAGGTCGCGGACTGGGACGCGCTCGTGCTGGACCCGTCGACGACGGTGGTCGACGCCGCCCGCACGGCGATGGCCCGGGACGCGGCCCGCCGGCACGACGACGTGCTGGTGCCGGGCCCGTCGTGGTCGGCCGCCAGCACCGCCGACCTGGTGTCCGCCCTGACGGCGGCGCTCGCGGACCGGGCGGCGCGCGACCCGCTGACGGGCCTGCTGACGCGGTCCCACCTGCTGGCGACGACGACGCGCTGGGCGGCCGAGGCGGTCGCGGGGACGCGGCGGCGCCTGCTGCTCGTGGGGCTGGACGTGGTCGCGATGGCCGACCTCAACGCGTCGGCGGGGTTCGCCGCGGGCGACGAGGTGCTGCGCGCGGTGGCCGCGCGCCTGCGGGGCACGATGCCGGACGGCTCGGTGGTCGCGCGGCTCGACGGCGACGCGTTCGCGGTGCTCGTGCTGCTGCCGGCGGTGTACGACGACCGGGCGGCCGAGCTGACGGCGGTGCTGCGGGACCGGGCCGTCGAGGCGTGCGCGGGCCTGGGCCCGCGGGTCCGGGCGGCCACGTCGGCGTCGCTCGCCGGGTGGGCCGACCCCGACCTGCTGCTCATGGAGGTCGAGCGCGGGCTGCGCTCGACGCCGCATGCCCCGCGCGGTCTACCACCCCGAGCATCCTGA
- a CDS encoding transposase → MLSGSLIEELLPQRTGRRGRPFSDARVMIHGIVYRYRCRIAWRDLPPVFGPPGTGGWSGDRAPGQMLYMPSGRCASTQATSALRMLGVVDRAGHAASSAARARPP, encoded by the coding sequence ATGCTCAGTGGGTCGTTGATCGAGGAGTTGCTGCCGCAGCGCACGGGTCGGCGGGGTCGGCCGTTCTCGGACGCGCGAGTGATGATCCACGGCATCGTCTACCGGTATCGGTGCAGGATCGCCTGGCGTGACCTGCCGCCGGTGTTCGGCCCTCCTGGCACCGGAGGATGGTCGGGCGACCGCGCACCAGGCCAGATGCTGTACATGCCGAGCGGGCGCTGCGCGAGCACGCAGGCAACGAGTGCGCTCAGGATGCTCGGGGTGGTAGACCGCGCGGGGCATGCGGCGTCGAGCGCAGCCCGCGCTCGACCTCCATGA
- a CDS encoding ATP-binding cassette domain-containing protein, with the protein MSSTPAVLQATDVWAGYGGPPVLAGVDLTLRPGDAVGLVGRSGVGKSTLVEVLGGGLRPGRGHVTFAGIPVGRTPMRHRKALRARLRTVHQNGLAGIDPDRSVEQTMNDAFGEARKAGRSTNHDVEAALGVVGLPVRFVTRRVGSLSGGERQRVAIARALAARPDLLLLDEPLTAVDAGMRDEVVADIRALVHAEGIGLLVASHDLRLLDRLTTHVHVLADGTLVESGPLRDVLRDPQHAHTRELAEALPDAVAGSRALDA; encoded by the coding sequence ATGAGCAGCACCCCCGCCGTCCTCCAGGCCACCGACGTCTGGGCGGGCTACGGCGGCCCGCCCGTGCTCGCGGGCGTCGACCTCACGCTGCGCCCCGGCGACGCCGTCGGGCTGGTCGGACGCTCCGGCGTCGGCAAGTCCACGCTCGTCGAGGTGCTCGGCGGCGGGCTGCGCCCCGGCCGCGGGCACGTGACCTTCGCCGGCATCCCCGTCGGACGCACGCCGATGCGCCACCGCAAGGCCCTGCGGGCGCGGCTGCGCACCGTCCACCAGAACGGCCTGGCGGGCATCGACCCCGACCGCAGCGTCGAGCAGACCATGAACGACGCGTTCGGCGAGGCCCGCAAGGCCGGCCGGTCCACCAACCACGACGTCGAGGCCGCGCTCGGCGTCGTCGGCCTGCCCGTGCGCTTCGTGACGCGCCGCGTCGGGTCGCTGTCCGGGGGCGAGCGGCAGCGCGTCGCCATCGCCCGCGCCCTGGCCGCCCGCCCCGACCTGCTGCTGCTCGACGAGCCGCTGACCGCCGTCGACGCCGGCATGCGCGACGAGGTCGTCGCCGACATCCGCGCGCTCGTGCACGCCGAGGGCATCGGGCTGCTCGTCGCCTCGCACGACCTGCGGCTGCTCGACCGGCTCACCACCCACGTGCACGTGCTCGCCGACGGCACGCTCGTCGAGAGCGGCCCGCTGCGCGACGTGCTGCGCGACCCGCAGCACGCGCACACGCGCGAGCTCGCCGAGGCCCTGCCCGACGCCGTCGCCGGGTCCCGCGCCCTCGATGCCTAG
- a CDS encoding class II aldolase/adducin family protein, which translates to MTTSTAHRADHQLREEILYWCRESVRTGLNFNTQGNISVRLPEHEAIVITPSGVRYDVLTPEQMVVVGYDGRVVEGDLFPSTETDVHLAHYRARPDVHAIVHTESPYVNMFGAVGRAIDPVLLNMVLYAKGAVPVMPFEFSTNADFGERSAAAMGADVNAVVWANHGLLSVGQDLAGAFKVAVAVEANAQVLFGALQLGTPRLLELADIVIPEGARLP; encoded by the coding sequence ATGACGACGTCGACCGCCCACCGCGCGGACCACCAGCTGCGCGAGGAGATCCTCTACTGGTGCCGCGAGTCCGTGCGCACCGGGCTGAACTTCAACACCCAGGGCAACATCAGCGTCCGCCTGCCCGAGCACGAGGCGATCGTCATCACGCCGTCGGGCGTCCGCTACGACGTGCTGACCCCCGAGCAGATGGTCGTCGTCGGCTACGACGGGCGCGTCGTCGAGGGCGACCTGTTCCCCTCGACCGAGACCGACGTGCACCTCGCGCACTACCGGGCCCGGCCCGACGTGCACGCGATCGTGCACACCGAGTCCCCGTACGTGAACATGTTCGGCGCCGTCGGCCGCGCCATCGACCCCGTGCTGCTCAACATGGTGCTCTACGCCAAGGGCGCCGTGCCGGTCATGCCGTTCGAGTTCTCCACCAACGCCGACTTCGGCGAGCGCAGCGCCGCTGCCATGGGGGCGGACGTGAACGCCGTCGTGTGGGCCAACCACGGGCTGCTGTCCGTCGGGCAGGACCTCGCCGGCGCGTTCAAGGTGGCCGTCGCCGTCGAGGCCAACGCCCAGGTGCTGTTCGGCGCCCTCCAGCTGGGCACGCCCCGCCTGCTCGAGCTCGCCGACATCGTCATCCCCGAGGGCGCCCGCCTGCCCTGA
- the fucO gene encoding lactaldehyde reductase, translating into MVHRMIWNQTAYFGPGAVDVVPDELTRRGFTKALVVSDQVLVDAGVTARVTDLLDAAGFPYETFSDVAPNPPIENVQAGVAAFAAAGADVLVAVGGGSPQDTCKAIGIITANPEFADVRSLEGVAATRNPSVPIVAIPTTAGTASETTINYVITDTENQRKFVCVDPHDIPVLAVVDPQMMAAAPRALKVATGLDALTHAIEGYVTAGAWELSDLFHLKAVQVIASSLQASADGDADAADRMALAQYVAGMGYSNVGLGLVHAMAHPLGAFFGAPHGVANGILLAPVMAFNAPATGEKYRDVAAAFGVDTTAMPLDEARAAAVAAVARLTADLGNPTRLRDVGATEGDLRALAEAAAADVCAGGNPRPATVDEIEELYRSIL; encoded by the coding sequence ATGGTCCACCGCATGATCTGGAACCAGACGGCGTACTTCGGCCCCGGGGCCGTCGACGTCGTCCCCGACGAGCTGACCCGCCGCGGGTTCACCAAGGCCCTCGTCGTGTCCGACCAGGTGCTCGTCGACGCCGGCGTCACGGCCCGCGTCACCGACCTGCTCGACGCCGCGGGCTTCCCGTACGAGACCTTCTCCGACGTCGCGCCCAACCCGCCGATCGAGAACGTCCAGGCCGGGGTCGCCGCGTTCGCCGCCGCCGGCGCGGACGTGCTCGTCGCCGTCGGGGGCGGGTCCCCGCAGGACACGTGCAAGGCGATCGGCATCATCACCGCCAACCCCGAGTTCGCGGACGTCCGCTCGCTCGAGGGCGTCGCCGCCACGCGCAACCCGTCGGTGCCGATCGTCGCCATCCCCACCACCGCGGGCACGGCCTCGGAGACGACGATCAACTACGTCATCACCGACACCGAGAACCAGCGCAAGTTCGTCTGCGTCGACCCGCACGACATCCCCGTCCTCGCGGTCGTCGACCCGCAGATGATGGCCGCCGCCCCGCGCGCGCTCAAGGTCGCGACCGGCCTGGACGCCCTCACGCACGCCATCGAGGGGTACGTCACCGCCGGCGCCTGGGAGCTGTCCGACCTGTTCCACCTCAAGGCCGTCCAGGTGATCGCGTCCTCGCTGCAGGCGTCCGCCGACGGCGACGCCGACGCGGCCGACCGCATGGCCCTCGCGCAGTACGTCGCCGGGATGGGCTACTCCAACGTGGGCCTGGGCCTCGTGCACGCCATGGCGCACCCGCTCGGCGCGTTCTTCGGCGCCCCGCACGGCGTCGCCAACGGCATCCTGCTCGCCCCGGTGATGGCGTTCAACGCCCCGGCGACGGGGGAGAAGTACCGCGACGTGGCCGCGGCCTTCGGCGTCGACACCACCGCGATGCCCCTCGACGAGGCGCGGGCCGCCGCCGTCGCGGCCGTGGCCCGCCTGACCGCGGACCTCGGCAACCCCACCCGCCTGCGGGACGTCGGGGCGACCGAGGGTGACCTGCGCGCGCTCGCGGAGGCCGCCGCCGCGGACGTGTGCGCGGGCGGCAACCCCCGCCCGGCGACGGTCGACGAGATCGAGGAGCTGTACCGCTCGATCCTGTGA
- a CDS encoding AEC family transporter, with protein sequence MGAVLSALGTLGAVIAVGWLLGRTGTLGERAAPVLARVVFAVATPALLLVTVAHADLHLLLSRTAVVTWSSTVLVALTAVLVLRLVWRRGAAEVTVGTLASSYVNAGNLGLPLAVYLLGDAVAVVPALLFQLLVLAPVAFAVLDARATAAAPDEDPRSGRAWTLRVRAVVRRTLSNPIIVGTLTGLVLAALPWRLPEVVYQPFALVGAAAAPLALLTFGMSLAVPRTAASRAPRRELALAVGLRSVVHPVLAWALGAALGLPAPALLAVVAMASLPTAQNVLVYAMQYGRGEALARDAGLVTTVMCVPVLLVVTATLG encoded by the coding sequence ATGGGAGCCGTGCTCAGCGCGCTCGGCACCCTCGGCGCCGTCATCGCCGTCGGCTGGCTGCTCGGCCGCACCGGCACCCTGGGCGAGCGGGCCGCGCCCGTCCTCGCACGCGTCGTGTTCGCCGTCGCCACCCCGGCGCTGCTGCTGGTCACCGTGGCCCACGCCGACCTCCACCTGCTGCTCTCACGCACGGCCGTGGTCACCTGGTCCTCGACCGTGCTCGTCGCCCTCACCGCGGTGCTCGTGCTGCGGCTGGTCTGGCGCCGGGGCGCGGCCGAGGTGACGGTCGGGACGCTCGCCTCGTCCTACGTCAACGCGGGCAACCTCGGGCTGCCGCTCGCCGTGTACCTGCTGGGCGACGCGGTCGCGGTCGTGCCCGCCCTGCTGTTCCAGCTGCTCGTGCTCGCGCCCGTGGCGTTCGCGGTGCTCGACGCCCGTGCCACGGCGGCGGCGCCGGACGAGGACCCGCGGTCCGGGCGCGCCTGGACGCTGCGGGTCCGGGCGGTCGTCCGCCGGACGCTGTCGAACCCGATCATCGTCGGCACCCTGACCGGGCTGGTCCTGGCCGCCCTGCCGTGGCGGCTGCCCGAGGTCGTGTACCAGCCGTTCGCCCTGGTGGGCGCGGCCGCGGCCCCGCTCGCGCTGCTGACGTTCGGCATGTCGCTCGCGGTGCCGCGCACGGCCGCGTCCCGGGCCCCGCGCCGCGAGCTCGCGCTGGCCGTGGGGCTGCGCAGCGTCGTGCACCCCGTGCTGGCGTGGGCGCTGGGCGCGGCGCTCGGGCTGCCCGCGCCCGCGCTGCTCGCGGTCGTCGCGATGGCGTCGCTGCCGACCGCGCAGAACGTGCTCGTCTACGCCATGCAGTACGGCCGCGGCGAGGCGCTGGCCCGCGACGCGGGGCTCGTCACCACCGTGATGTGCGTGCCGGTGCTGCTGGTCGTCACCGCCACCCTGGGGTGA
- a CDS encoding 3-ketoacyl-ACP reductase has product MPAVALVTGGNRGIGLGISRRLVADGYAVSILATREEPVDVLAELRDAAGDPALVRYVRGSVADLDDHRRYVDDAVDAWGRLDLLVNNAGVAPSVRADLLDADAESFDRVLGINLRGPYFLTQEFARRVIALRGPLEALPEPPAGPVATIVNVSSISATTVSTNRGDYCISKAGVGMATQLWAARLGPEGVVVYEVRPGVIATDMTAGVTGKYDALIEQGLAPVNRWGRPADVAGAVAILASGQTPYSTGEVFHVDGGMHIPTL; this is encoded by the coding sequence ATGCCCGCAGTCGCACTGGTCACCGGAGGCAACCGCGGGATCGGCCTCGGCATCAGCCGCCGCCTCGTCGCCGACGGGTACGCCGTCTCGATCCTCGCCACCCGCGAGGAGCCCGTCGATGTCCTCGCCGAGCTGCGCGACGCCGCCGGCGACCCGGCGCTGGTCCGGTACGTGCGCGGGTCCGTCGCCGACCTCGACGACCACCGCCGCTACGTCGACGACGCCGTGGACGCGTGGGGCCGGCTCGACCTGCTGGTCAACAACGCCGGCGTCGCGCCCAGCGTGCGCGCCGACCTGCTCGACGCCGACGCCGAGTCCTTCGACCGCGTGCTCGGCATCAACCTGCGCGGCCCGTACTTCCTCACGCAGGAGTTCGCCCGCCGCGTCATCGCGCTGCGCGGCCCGCTGGAGGCCCTGCCCGAGCCGCCCGCCGGTCCGGTCGCCACGATCGTCAACGTCTCGTCGATCTCGGCCACGACCGTCTCGACCAACCGCGGCGACTACTGCATCTCCAAGGCGGGCGTCGGCATGGCCACCCAGCTGTGGGCCGCACGCCTGGGCCCCGAGGGCGTCGTCGTCTACGAGGTCCGCCCCGGCGTCATCGCCACCGACATGACCGCGGGCGTGACCGGCAAGTACGACGCGCTCATCGAGCAGGGCCTGGCCCCCGTCAACCGCTGGGGCCGCCCGGCCGACGTCGCGGGCGCCGTCGCGATCCTGGCCTCGGGCCAGACGCCGTACTCGACGGGCGAGGTCTTCCACGTCGACGGCGGCATGCACATCCCCACCCTCTGA
- a CDS encoding FAD-binding protein, with protein sequence MTHHDPQDLRIDGHVVPVVTAQTVVVGTGSAGYCAADRLVQMGHDDVVMVADKIGAGASRNAGSDKQTYYKLTLSGGDDDSVREMAQTLYSGGAMDGDNALAEAALSARGFLHLVDLGVPFPQNRYGEFIGYKTDHDPRRRATSVGPYTSRTMVEKLEAKVQRDGTRVFDECRVVDVVTVPDPDGGPGARRVAGLLVLRTDVPHDGAASPWLLFRCTNLVYATGGPAGMYATRVFPNGQWGASGAAYRAGVHGKNLTEWQFGLASTKPRWNVSGTYMQVVPRFVSTDADGGDEREFLTEAVPDYGRLMSLVFLKGYQWPFDIRKALDGSSLIDLLVYRETVLRGRRVFLDFRRNPVQDAFDPSALSPEAYAYLEKADVLFGTPVQRLRRMNEPAYQFYLDKNPYVDLEKDMLEVDVCAQHNNGGLVVDAWWQSNVTGFYPVGEAGGAHGVYRPGGAALNSGQVGATRAAQHVAAHGTTPPLDDAAFAAAAGPVLGAALDLTARATGRAAAGVPDNTGDLLREVQVLMSAKAGPVRSAESIHEALVQVHAWLRDYDDLVTADAGSRRAVNRTFLVRDILTSAYVYLSAMADYVAHGGRSRGSVLYTDAAGALPHVGHGPDAEAELDLPEIFRFTLDGGALDEEVQETAWLAPGETAPDGAWAPVVPRDGDDPAGTPVFRWRPRRPLPEDDDFFENVWREFREHGNVL encoded by the coding sequence GTGACGCACCACGACCCCCAGGACCTGCGGATCGACGGGCACGTCGTGCCGGTCGTGACCGCCCAGACCGTCGTCGTCGGCACCGGCTCGGCCGGGTACTGCGCGGCCGACCGCCTCGTGCAGATGGGCCACGACGACGTCGTCATGGTCGCCGACAAGATCGGCGCCGGCGCGTCCCGCAACGCGGGCTCGGACAAGCAGACGTACTACAAGCTCACGCTCTCGGGCGGCGACGACGACTCCGTGCGCGAGATGGCGCAGACGCTGTACTCCGGCGGTGCCATGGACGGCGACAACGCGCTCGCCGAGGCCGCGCTGTCCGCGCGCGGGTTCCTGCACCTGGTCGACCTGGGCGTGCCGTTCCCGCAGAACCGGTACGGGGAGTTCATCGGCTACAAGACCGACCACGACCCGCGCCGGCGGGCGACGTCCGTGGGGCCGTACACGAGCCGGACGATGGTCGAGAAGCTCGAGGCCAAGGTGCAGCGCGACGGCACCCGGGTGTTCGACGAGTGCCGCGTCGTCGACGTCGTCACCGTGCCCGACCCCGACGGCGGCCCGGGTGCGCGCCGGGTGGCGGGCCTGCTCGTGCTGCGCACCGACGTGCCGCACGACGGCGCCGCGAGCCCGTGGCTGCTGTTCCGCTGCACCAACCTCGTCTACGCGACCGGCGGCCCGGCGGGCATGTACGCGACCCGGGTGTTCCCCAACGGGCAGTGGGGCGCCTCGGGGGCGGCGTACCGCGCGGGCGTGCACGGCAAGAACCTCACCGAGTGGCAGTTCGGGCTCGCGTCGACCAAGCCGCGGTGGAACGTCTCGGGCACGTACATGCAGGTGGTGCCGCGGTTCGTCTCGACCGACGCGGACGGCGGCGACGAGCGCGAGTTCCTCACCGAGGCGGTGCCCGACTACGGGCGGCTCATGTCGCTGGTCTTCCTCAAGGGCTACCAGTGGCCGTTCGACATCCGCAAGGCGCTCGACGGGTCCTCGCTGATCGACCTGCTGGTGTACCGCGAGACGGTGCTGCGCGGGCGGCGCGTGTTCCTCGACTTCCGCCGCAACCCGGTGCAGGACGCGTTCGACCCGAGCGCGCTGAGCCCCGAGGCGTACGCGTACCTGGAGAAGGCCGACGTGCTGTTCGGCACCCCCGTGCAGCGGCTGCGGCGCATGAACGAGCCCGCGTACCAGTTCTACCTGGACAAGAACCCGTACGTGGACCTCGAGAAGGACATGCTCGAGGTCGACGTGTGCGCCCAGCACAACAACGGCGGCCTCGTCGTCGACGCCTGGTGGCAGTCCAACGTCACGGGCTTCTACCCGGTGGGCGAGGCCGGCGGCGCGCACGGCGTCTACCGGCCCGGCGGTGCCGCGCTCAACAGCGGGCAGGTCGGGGCGACCCGCGCGGCGCAGCACGTGGCCGCGCACGGCACCACCCCGCCGCTCGACGACGCCGCGTTCGCCGCGGCCGCGGGCCCGGTGCTGGGTGCCGCGCTCGACCTGACGGCCCGGGCGACCGGCCGCGCCGCCGCGGGGGTGCCGGACAACACCGGCGACCTGCTGCGCGAGGTCCAGGTGCTCATGAGCGCCAAGGCCGGCCCGGTGCGCTCCGCGGAGTCGATCCACGAGGCGCTCGTGCAGGTGCACGCGTGGCTGCGCGACTACGACGACCTGGTCACCGCCGACGCCGGCTCGCGCCGCGCCGTCAACCGCACCTTCCTGGTCCGCGACATCCTCACCAGCGCCTACGTGTACCTGTCGGCCATGGCCGACTACGTCGCGCACGGCGGGCGCTCGCGCGGCTCCGTGCTCTACACCGACGCCGCCGGGGCCCTCCCGCACGTCGGGCACGGCCCGGACGCCGAGGCCGAGCTCGACCTGCCGGAGATCTTCCGCTTCACGCTCGACGGCGGCGCCCTCGACGAGGAGGTCCAGGAGACCGCGTGGCTCGCCCCCGGCGAGACCGCGCCCGACGGCGCCTGGGCCCCGGTCGTGCCCCGCGACGGCGACGACCCCGCCGGCACGCCCGTGTTCCGCTGGCGCCCGCGCCGCCCTCTGCCGGAGGACGACGACTTCTTCGAGAACGTGTGGCGCGAGTTCCGCGAGCACGGGAACGTGCTGTGA
- a CDS encoding GDSL-type esterase/lipase family protein, with protein sequence MSAATAAAHASAGLDAVVPLPDPRVEVRGAAWLEETTGGLLPHRLPAAARPRFPDDFVRLCDEQPAGVRLRLRTAATRLAVEVRVHRVAVDPQPVGPPQRWDVVVDDEVVEQPAGWGVAPVCGVIALDPLRGTTTEHPGPVTTVLLDLGPTDQERRVEVWLPHGETVRLLAVRADAPLTRPRPPRHRPRWVHHGSSISHGASADRPTGTWVATAARAARLDLVNLGMSGNAVLDPFVARAIRDQRADLITLKLGINVVNHDCFTRRSFAPAVHGFLDTVREGHPQTRLVVISPLLCPLVEDVPGPTSINPASPPGAPVFRTAGRPEDVAAGRLTLSAIRDELAAVVARRRAEGDLALTYVDGRDLWGESDEAELPMADRMHPGPAAHRRIGTRAAALLAGTADLGLPVPLLPGDPG encoded by the coding sequence GTGAGCGCCGCGACCGCCGCCGCCCATGCGAGCGCCGGCCTCGACGCGGTCGTCCCGCTGCCCGACCCCCGGGTCGAGGTCCGCGGCGCCGCGTGGCTGGAGGAGACGACGGGCGGGCTGCTCCCGCACCGCCTGCCCGCCGCCGCGCGCCCCCGGTTCCCCGACGACTTCGTGCGCCTGTGCGACGAGCAGCCCGCCGGCGTGCGGCTGCGCCTGCGCACGGCCGCGACCCGCCTGGCCGTCGAGGTGCGCGTGCACCGCGTCGCCGTCGACCCCCAGCCCGTCGGCCCGCCGCAGCGCTGGGACGTGGTCGTCGACGACGAGGTCGTCGAGCAGCCCGCCGGCTGGGGCGTCGCCCCGGTGTGCGGCGTCATCGCCCTCGACCCGCTGCGCGGCACCACCACCGAGCACCCCGGCCCCGTCACCACCGTGCTGCTGGACCTCGGCCCCACCGACCAGGAGCGCCGCGTCGAGGTGTGGCTCCCGCACGGCGAGACCGTGCGCCTGCTCGCCGTCCGCGCCGACGCCCCCCTGACCCGCCCCCGCCCGCCGCGCCACCGTCCCCGCTGGGTGCACCACGGCTCCTCGATCAGCCACGGCGCCAGCGCCGACCGCCCCACCGGCACGTGGGTCGCCACCGCCGCCCGCGCCGCCCGCCTCGACCTGGTCAACCTCGGCATGTCCGGCAACGCCGTGCTCGACCCGTTCGTCGCCCGCGCCATCCGCGACCAGCGTGCCGACCTCATCACCCTCAAGCTCGGCATCAACGTGGTCAACCACGACTGCTTCACGCGGCGCTCCTTCGCGCCCGCCGTCCACGGGTTCCTCGACACGGTCCGCGAGGGCCACCCGCAGACCCGTCTCGTCGTGATCTCCCCGCTGCTGTGCCCCCTCGTCGAGGACGTCCCCGGCCCCACCTCCATCAACCCGGCGTCCCCGCCCGGAGCCCCCGTGTTCCGCACCGCTGGCCGCCCCGAGGACGTCGCCGCCGGCCGACTCACCCTCTCGGCGATCCGCGACGAGCTCGCCGCCGTCGTCGCCCGGCGCCGCGCCGAGGGCGACCTGGCCCTCACCTACGTCGACGGCCGCGACCTGTGGGGTGAGTCCGACGAGGCCGAGCTCCCCATGGCCGACCGCATGCACCCCGGCCCCGCCGCCCACCGCCGCATCGGCACCCGCGCCGCCGCCCTCCTGGCCGGCACGGCCGACCTCGGCCTCCCGGTCCCGCTGCTACCCGGCGACCCGGGCTAG